GGCGGCCAGCGCCAGCAGCGTGCTGACCAGCGGCGCGGTGAGCGTGCCGGCGAGCGCGGCGACCCAGGGCAGCTCCGGCCCGCTGCCGAGCGCTTTCTGCACCAGTCCGGCGACCGCGAACGCGCCGGTGATCTCGAGCAGGAACGCACCCGCGTTGTAAAGGACGCGACCAGCCACTTTGCGGGCCAGCAGCGTGCCGATCCCGGCCACCAGATGGGCGGCCAGCACCACTTCGAACGGGGCGACGAAGAAACCGATTACCAGCGGAATCTCGGTGAACGAGATGGTCCAGGAGATCCCGCTGCGCACGTCGACGTTGATGCCGAGCTGCTCGGCGAGCAGGAAGGCGACGGCGAGCACCAGGCCGATCCACCAGAGCTTCACCGAGCCGTGGAACGGCAGCCAGGCACCGACCGCGAAGGCGGCGAGGAGGCCGAGACCCAGCACGAAGAAGGTGTAGACGCGGAAGCGGCTTTCGTCCGTGCGGCCTTCGGCCGGGGCGGCGACAGCGCTCCCCGAGCCCATCGCTTCCGGTGCGGCACCGGCGTGGGCGTTGCTGTCCGGCATCCGACCTTCCTTCCCGGCTGCCCGGTCGCGCTCGTCCGTGACGTCAGGTGCGGGCGAGGGCGCCACCTTACCCCGTAGGGCGTACCAACGTCCCTTTCGAGACAGTAGGAGATCACCCCAGGGTTAACAATGGGCGTTCGACGCTGACCTGCGCGGACCAAGGAGTGAAACTCCTGGCTCGCCGGTCCGCCGGGTGTTCCGCGAGCTTCCCGAGTCCGCCTGGGACGACAATGGGGACATGCACAACGACGTGACAGCCACCGGCCATGCGGCGCGCATCGCCACCGTGGACGCTCTGCTACCCGCGCCCCTCCCCTTCCAGGTAGAAGGGGATTCCGTACTGCTGACCGCCGAGGTCGGCGACACCGCCGCCGCCGGGCTGGCCACCTGCACCGGCCTCGGCCCGGACAGCCCCCGCTCGATGTGGCGGGCACTGGTCGAGCACCGGCTGGAGGTGCAGCTGGCCGGACCCGATCCCGCCGCTGGCCTGGACGCTTTGCTCACTCGATGGGATGAACACCTGCGGTCCCTCGCCCAAGTGGGGGATACCGAGTGCTCCGCGGTGCTGTCGCGGCCCAGCCGGGACACCGCCGGGGCCACCGAACTGCTCCGGCACGGCTTCGCCCCGGTCGGCGTCATCGCGGTCCGCCCGGCGCAGCGGATGGCCGCCGGGCCGGACGCGACGCCCGGCGTCTGCATCCGGCACGCGACGCCCGAGGACCTGCACACCGCGGTCGCGCTGCAGCTGGAACTGCAGCGGTACGACGCGCAGTTCGGCCGGGTCACGCTCCGGCCGGGCGCCGAGGAACTGATCGCCAAGGAATTGCTGCACCATCTCGAACGGCCCGAGCCGCAGGTGTGGATCGCGGAGCTGTACGGGCAGCCGCTCGGCATGGTGGTGCTGCAGATGCCGGACGAGACGGGCTGGATCCGGCACCGGGTCGCCGCGTCGCGGGTCGGCTATCTGTCGTCGCTGGCGGTGTCCGAGGCGGCTCGTTCGGCCGGCGTCGGAACCGCGCTGGCCGCTCACGCGCACCAGGTTTTCGACGAGGCGGGCGCGGATGTCGTACTGCTGCACCACGCGATGGCGAACCCGCGATCGACGCCGTTCTGGTACGCGCAGGGCTACCGGCCGCTGTGGACCGGCTGGCAGCGTCGGCCCGCTGTGCGTTCTCGCTAGTCTGACGGCGTACGACCGCGCGAGGGGAGACTGATCGTGACCGAACAGCCGGATGCCGCGCCGAAAGCGCCGGAAGGCGTCGATGTCGAGAAGCCCTCGGCCGCGCGGGTCTACGACTGGTACCTGGGCGGCAAGCAGAACTGGGCGGTCGACCGGGAGTTCGGCAAGCGGGTCGAACAGCAGTGGTCGTTGGTGCGCCCGGGCGCGAAGCAGAACCGAGAGTTCATGAACCGCGTGGTGAAGGCCGCCCTGGCGGCCGGGATCCGGCAGTTCATCGACCTCGGTTCCGGCGTGCCGACCGCGGGCAACGTGCACGAGGTCATCGACGCCGAACTGGGCGCCGACCACAACGCCAAGGTGGTGTACGTCGACTACGAGCCGGTGGCGGTGGCGCACGCGACGCTGATCCTCGAAGACGAGGCGGCCACCGACTGGGCCGGCATCGTGCAGGCCGACATGCGCACCCCGAAGGCCGTGCTGAACGACCCGCGCACCCGCGAGCTGATCGACTTCGACCAGCCGGTGTGCCTGATGATGATGGCGGTGCTGCACTTCGTCGGGCCGGACGACGATCCGGACGGCATCGTCCGCGCCTACCGGGACAAGCTCGCGCCGGGCAGCTGGCTGGCCATCTCGCAGATGAGCGAGGGCGACGGCAGCGGGCCCGCGCTGGAGGGGCTGCGCTGGTTCGTCGAGCAGTACCGCAAGACCAGCAACCCGGTCTGGATGCGCGATCGCGACGAGATCGCGCCGTTCTTCGCCGACTGGCCGCTGCTGGAGCCGGGGATCACGCATCTGCCGGACTGGCGGCCGGAGCACGAGCTGAACGCGGTCGAGGCGGAGGCCCGGCCGTTCGCCTGGTGCGGGGTGGCGCGCAAACCGTGACCGCGCCCGACGCGCCGGACGGCGTGGACGTCGAGAAGCCGTCCGCCGCCCGGATCTACGACTGGTACCTCGGCGGCAGCCAGAACTGGGCGGTCGACCGGGAGTTCGGCAAGCGCGTCGAGAAGGTGTGGCCGCTGATCCGGCCGATCTCGCGGCAGAACCGGGCGTTCATGAACCGGGTGGTGCGCGCCGCGCTGGACGCGGGCATCCGGCAGTTCGTCGACCTCGGTTCGGGCGTGCCGACCGCGGGCAACGTGCACGAGCTCGTCCGTGACCGGCTGCCCGCGTCCGTGGTGTACGTGGACTACGAGCCGGTGGCGGCGGCGCATTCGCGGGTGATCCTCGACCGGGAGGACGCAGGCGAGTGGGCCGGCATCGTGGAGCGCGACATCCGCGATCCGGAGGCGATCTTCGCCGACGAGATCACCGA
This sequence is a window from Amycolatopsis benzoatilytica AK 16/65. Protein-coding genes within it:
- a CDS encoding GNAT family N-acetyltransferase: MHNDVTATGHAARIATVDALLPAPLPFQVEGDSVLLTAEVGDTAAAGLATCTGLGPDSPRSMWRALVEHRLEVQLAGPDPAAGLDALLTRWDEHLRSLAQVGDTECSAVLSRPSRDTAGATELLRHGFAPVGVIAVRPAQRMAAGPDATPGVCIRHATPEDLHTAVALQLELQRYDAQFGRVTLRPGAEELIAKELLHHLERPEPQVWIAELYGQPLGMVVLQMPDETGWIRHRVAASRVGYLSSLAVSEAARSAGVGTALAAHAHQVFDEAGADVVLLHHAMANPRSTPFWYAQGYRPLWTGWQRRPAVRSR
- a CDS encoding SAM-dependent methyltransferase → MTEQPDAAPKAPEGVDVEKPSAARVYDWYLGGKQNWAVDREFGKRVEQQWSLVRPGAKQNREFMNRVVKAALAAGIRQFIDLGSGVPTAGNVHEVIDAELGADHNAKVVYVDYEPVAVAHATLILEDEAATDWAGIVQADMRTPKAVLNDPRTRELIDFDQPVCLMMMAVLHFVGPDDDPDGIVRAYRDKLAPGSWLAISQMSEGDGSGPALEGLRWFVEQYRKTSNPVWMRDRDEIAPFFADWPLLEPGITHLPDWRPEHELNAVEAEARPFAWCGVARKP
- a CDS encoding SAM-dependent methyltransferase produces the protein MTAPDAPDGVDVEKPSAARIYDWYLGGSQNWAVDREFGKRVEKVWPLIRPISRQNRAFMNRVVRAALDAGIRQFVDLGSGVPTAGNVHELVRDRLPASVVYVDYEPVAAAHSRVILDREDAGEWAGIVERDIRDPEAIFADEITERLIDWAQPVCLLMITVLHFLGPGDRPDELVATYRDRLAPGSWLAVTHGTVRDDAPPERAAEVRAFVDAYRDTSNPAYLRSAEEIRPWFGGWPLLEPGMSTLPDWRPEAPVSEEDGEVRPFAWGAVGVKPS